In Vigna angularis cultivar LongXiaoDou No.4 chromosome 8, ASM1680809v1, whole genome shotgun sequence, one DNA window encodes the following:
- the LOC128193654 gene encoding protein WHAT'S THIS FACTOR 1, chloroplastic-like translates to MALCLPLSFSNPKPVASLSSSFVHGGTKPASFSINEKLKTGNRLQNVSVSISCSSIKLVHDRALDKHVVMKYRVRFVQKLKTLLLSKSKHYIPVHILCKCRSYLGLPKPRSILSMIHRYPSIFELFNMSWPPKPLNATKLHPKLCVRLTPAAAAVAAEELAFQSSISNMLAAKLQKLLMLSSRRKLLLSKLVHFAPHLGLPPNFRSRLCNDHPEKFRTVDTPYGRALELVSWDVNLAKCLPPRASRDPGFIVDRPLKFKQLRLRKGLNLKRRHQDFLLRFEEMPEVCPYRNPAEAFSKESLEAEKRSCAVVREILAMTIEKRTLIDHLTHFRKDFGFPNKLRGMIIRHPELFYVSLKGQRHSVFLVEGFGEKGDLLEKEEILSIQDKWMDLARESKRMRRERRKSRFRKDIGSLNEADQNNSDSDDDYDDNIGIDNFENVYDDGFENIFEELDFEAEDDDDDQEDKIFSQSNYREFWTAEPFPIQHGLDEPQMQPW, encoded by the coding sequence ATGGCACTTTGCCTCCCTCTTTCATTCAGCAATCCCAAACCAGTTGCTTCCCTAAGTTCCAGTTTCGTTCATGGCGGAACAAAACCTGCATCTTTTTCGATCAACGAGAAATTGAAAACGGGTAACCGTCTCCAAAATGTCTCTGTTTCAATTTCTTGTTCCTCTATAAAACTTGTCCATGACCGTGCACTCGATAAGCATGTTGTCATGAAGTATAGGGTTAGGTTTGttcaaaagttaaaaacttTACTTCTCTCTAAATCGAAACATTATATTCCAGTTCATATTCTGTGTAAATGCCGTTCTTATCTTGGTCTTCCCAAGCCTCGTTCTATACTTTCTATGATTCATAGATATCCATCCATTTTTGAACTCTTCAATATGTCATGGCCTCCCAAACCACTCAATGCTACCAAGTTACATCCCAAACTCTGTGTTCGATTGACCCCAGCTGCGGCTGCTGTTGCTGCTGAGGAACTGGCTTTTCAATCTTCCATTTCCAACATGTTGGCTGCGAAACTGCAAAAGCTTCTTATGCTATCTTCTCGCCGCAAGTTACTTCTGTCCAAATTGGTTCACTTTGCTCCACATCTTGGTCTCCCTCCTAATTTTAGGTCCAGGTTGTGCAATGATCATCCGGAGAAATTCAGGACTGTTGACACGCCCTATGGCCGTGCACTTGAGCTTGTATCTTGGGATGTCAACTTGGCAAAGTGTTTGCCGCCTCGTGCATCCCGTGATCCTGGTTTCATAGTTGATCGTCCTTTGAAGTTCAAGCAATTGAGGCTTCGAAAGGGGCTTAATTTAAAGAGACGTCACCAGGATTTTTTGCTGAGATTTGAAGAAATGCCAGAAGTTTGCCCCTATAGGAATCCTGCTGAGGCTTTTTCCAAGGAATCGTTAGAGGCAGAAAAGAGATCTTGTGCAGTAGTAAGGGAGATTCTTGCAATGACAATTGAAAAGAGGACTTTAATAGACCACTTGACTCATTTCAGAAAGGACTTTGGCTTCCCAAACAAGTTGAGAGGGATGATAATAAGGCACCCGGAATTGTTTTATGTGAGTTTGAAAGGGCAACGACATTCAGTTTTCTTGGTGGAGGGGTTTGGTGAGAAGGGTGACTTATTGGAGAAGGAAGAGATTTTATCCATACAGGATAAATGGATGGACTTGGCTAGGGAGTCCAAGAGAATGAGACgagagagaaggaagagtaGGTTTAGGAAAGATATTGGCAGTTTGAATGAAGCTGATCAAAATAATTCTGACAGTGATGATGATTACGATGATAATATTGGGATCGACAATTTTGAGAATGTGTATGATGATGGTTTTGAGAATATATTTGAGGAGTTGGATTTCGAGgctgaggatgatgatgatgatcaagAAGACAAGATTTTCTCCCAAAGCAATTATCGAGAATTCTGGACTGCGGAACCTTTTCCTATTCAACATGGTTTGGATGAACCTCAGATGCAGCCTTGGTAG